The following are encoded in a window of Phaseolus vulgaris cultivar G19833 chromosome 3, P. vulgaris v2.0, whole genome shotgun sequence genomic DNA:
- the LOC137805853 gene encoding 4,5-DOPA dioxygenase extradiol-like, translated as MGLKLKETFFLSHGSPSLAVDDSIPAWKFFSSWKEQFPTPPSAILVISGHWDTDVPTVNVVDRNDTIYDFSGFPKSLYKLKYPAPGAPELAKRVKELLLGSGFSHVDEDMKRGLDHGAWGPLMLMYPEADIPVCQLSVSSNKGGTYHYNMGKALAPLKDEGVLIIGSGTATHNLRAMGPRNSPPPPWAQAFMSWLKTSLLHGRYEEVNEYEEKAPYAKMAHPWPDHFFPLHVAMGAAGENAKAKVVHDSWDVGSISYASFSFTATDI; from the exons ATGGGGTTGAAATTGAAGGAGACATTTTTCTTATCGCACGGATCACCAAGTCTGGCCGTAGATGATTCGATTCCGGCGTGGAAGTTCTTCAGTTCCTGGAAAGAGCAGTTTCCGACGCCACCCTCCGCCATTCTCGTCATCTCCGGCCACTGGGACACCGATGTTCCCACCGTCAACGTCGTTGACCGAAACGACACCATTTACGATTTCTCTGGCTTCCCTAAATCCTTGTACAAG TTGAAATATCCAGCACCTGGAGCACCAGAGTTGGCGAAGAGGGTGAAAGAGTTACTCTTAGGATCAGGGTTTAGCCATGTGGACGAAGACATGAAACGTGGGCTTGACCATGGTGCATGGGGGCCTCTGATGTTGATGTACCCAGAGGCAGATATCCCTGTGTGTCAACTCTCAGTTTCATCCAACAAGGGAGGTACTTACCACTATAACATGGGAAAGGCTTTGGCCCCTCTTAAAGATGAAGGTGTTTTAATCATTGGCTCGGGAACTGCCACCCACAACCTCCGAGCAATGGGTCCTCGTAATAGCCCACCTCCTCCATGGGCTCAGGCTTTTATGTCCTGGCTAAAAACCTCTCTTCTTCATGGAAG ATACGAGGAAGTAAATGAATATGAAGAGAAGGCTCCATATGCAAAAATGGCTCATCCTTGGCCTGATCATTTCTTCCCATTGCATGTGGCCATGGGTGCTGCTGGTGAAAATGCAAAGGCCAAAGTTGTTCATGATAGTTGGGATGTTGGTTCTATCTCTTATGCTTCTTTCAGTTTTACAGCTACTGACATTTAA
- the LOC137805510 gene encoding uncharacterized protein: MSLLRQNTNSIKDVNPTNENWILIVRVIRMWFVSNFKKTKFSLSMEMGHTIHFGTKVTSLSNDLVSTATPQYNPMFVLRAPDFDTDYLVVTGVGIERELNRTCSSTKLNVISIKVDGMIETTNSPIQGLSQLFDSGKQNVEDEFIHLIPRNTIQGQKDCKEYKLKVRVIDDTNSTTFILFDKDATKDLFNKFSNEAAELQSQTDDSRSDILLSVEVVASVLKRYFASPSHTPDDDIPLRNGI, encoded by the exons ATGTCGTTATTGAGACAAAATACCAATTCCATCAAAGATGTTAATCCTACAAATGAAAATTGGATCCTGATAGTAAGGGTCATTCGTATGTGGTTTGTCTCTAACTTCAAGAAAACCAAATTTTCATTGTCAATGGAAATG GGTCATACAATTCAT tttGGAACTAAGGTAACCTCTTTAAGTAATGATCTGGTTTCAACTGCAACACCGCAGTACAATCCAATGTTTGTGTTAAGAGCCCCTGATTTTGATACTGATTACTTAGTTG TGACAGGGGTAGGCATTGAAAGAGAGCTTAATAGAACATGTTCATCAACTAAGTTAAATGTCATCTCCATTAAAGTTGATGG GATGATTGAGACTACAAATTCTCCTATACAGGGACTTAGTCAGTTGTTTGATTCTGGAAAACAAAATGTGGAGGATGAATTCATCCACTTGATTCCAAGAAATACTATTCAAGGACAGAAGGATTGCAAGGA GTATAAGCTCAAGGTGCGAGTTATTGATGATACAAACTCCACCACTTTTATTCTTTTTGACAAGGATGCAACTAAA GatttgtttaataaattttcaaatgaGGCTGCTGAATTGCAATCTCAAACTGATGACTCAAGGAGTGATATTCTCTTAAGTGTTGAAGTGGTAGCTTCCGTGCTTAAAAGATATTTTGCTTCTCCTTCCCACACACCGGATGATGATATCCCATTGAGGAATGGAATTTGA
- the LOC137807008 gene encoding uncharacterized protein → MADLQQKLEALKGLVGVLNSMDDDEGDQNATPGNNNGASVAAGTGRRRRSVGKYNNTGNQKIKGLSNQTGFTEGNANGAINFGDLHA, encoded by the coding sequence ATGGCAGACCTTCAACAAAAACTTGAAGCTCTGAAGGGTCTTGTTGGCGTGCTAAATAGCATGGATGATGATGAGGGTGATCAGAATGCAACGCCAGGAAATAACAATGGTGCTTCTGTGGCAGCAGGAACAGGAAGAAGGAGGCGTTCTGTTGGAAAATACAACAACACTGGGAATCAGAAGATTAAAGGTCTCAGTAACCAAACTGGCTTCACCGAAGGCAATGCTAATGGAGCTATCAACTTTGGAGATTTGCATGCCTAA